The Buchnera aphidicola (Nipponaphis monzeni) genome includes the window CTTTTTACTATACTATTGCTAGAGATATTAACAAACTAGAAAATCCAGAATATTTAGGTCACCAAAGCGCAAAACGTGCAATTAAAAAGTTATATCCAAAAAAAATATACTCAAATAAGTTACCTGTTATTTTTATATCAGATATCAGCTCATGTTTGTTTAATAATCTTGCATACGCTATTGATGGTTACAATATATATACAAAATCTAGTTTTTTAATTCATTCTTTAAAAAAACAAATTTTTCCTAATTGGTTAAATATTGTAGAAGAACCTCATTTAGATCAGGGTATTGGTTCAAAACCATTTGATAGAGAAGGTGTATTCACTCAATCAAGAATAATAATAGAAAAAGGTATATTAAATAATTGGTCTTTAAGTACTTATACGTCAAAAAAATTAGGTTTAAAAACTACTGGAAATTTAGGAGGTATTTATAATTGGTTAGTTTCTTATGACTTAGCATACAGTTTGAAAGCATTATTACAGTATATGCATAAAGGAATTTTAATAACAGAATTATTAGGTCAAGGAATTAATTTTACAAACGGAGATTACTCTAAAGGCGCTTCGGGTTTTTTTGTGGATAACGGTACTATTCAACATCCTGTTCATGAATTTACAATTTCAAGTAATTTAAAAGATATGTTCTTAAATGTCGTAAAAATTAGTAAAGATATTAATAAACAAAAAATAATTCAATGTGGATCAGTACTATTATCTGACATGGTAATTTCTGGTATATAATGTACAGAGTAATCTGTATGTATATTATTAATAATAATGTATCAAGTATTTATTTTTTTAAATATATGAAGTTGACTAATAAGCCGGGTTCTGTATTAAACAGTCATTTATCTAGATTAATAATCACTTATTAATTCAAGCAGCTTACCCAGGTTTTAAAGTACGGGTTATACACAAATTTACCTTTATTTAGCCTTGCTCCAAGTGGAGTTTACCTTGCCATAATTGTTACCAATTATGCGGTGCGCTCTTACCGTCACCTTTTCACCCTTACCTATTATAATATATATTTAAAATAGGCGGTTCATTTTCTGTGGCACTTTTCGTAAGCTCACGCTTCCCAGGAGTTGCCTGGCACTATACCCTAAGGAGCCCGGACTTTCCTCTTTTTTTAATTTAGTTAAAAAATTAAAAAAAACGACTGTATAGTCAACTTCATATAATATACTTCATATTTTATACAATAAATTTATATCATATTATTTCTATAATTTAAACTTATTTTTATAATTAATATTTATAATATAAAATTAACAATTTTTACTAAATGTAGTATCTATTTATAATATGTTATTTTATACATTTTTTATGTAAAATATATTTTTATACTATAATCATTTTTTAAAATTTAATTTATGTTAAATAACTTTAGTTTTGTTACTTTAAAAAATACATCAAATATTGATTTATTATAAAAAAATTAATTAATATAAACTACAATGAAAACATTAGTTAATTACGTATTTATTTTTATAACAATTTTTTAAACAAACTTAAATTAATAAATTATCTATTTTAAATATCAATAATAAAATAATTTTTCATTGTTTTATAATAAATAAAACAATGTTTTAATTTTATTATTTAATATTATTTAAACAAAACCTTTTAAGATATATTTCATATTTTCATTTTTTATATAAAGAATAACAACTTATAACATATATGAAATTAATAATAATTATTAAAATAGTAGATAAAAAATTGATTTAAAAAATATAAATATTAACTAATTTTAAATTAACAAATTATTAATAAAAATATTTTTAAATATATAGCTTTAAAAAATTAAAAAAAATATTAAATTTTTTAATAACAATATTCATCGTTATTTGTAATAAATAATTAACAAAATATGTACGTTCATATTAGATAAATATTTAATAATATAAATAAAACAGAGATGTATAATGAAAAGAGTTGTAATTACAGGATTAGGTATCATTTCTAGTATAGGAAACAATGTTACAAAAGTATTAGATTCTCTCATGCAAGGAAAATCAGGAGTTACTTTTTCTTCAAAAATGAAAAAAATGGGTATAAAGAGTCAAATATGGGGAAATATTAAAAATATTGATTATAAACAAAAAATTAATATAAAATATCATCGATTTATGAATATTGCATCAATGTATACATATTTATCTATGAAACAAGCTATTAAAAGTGCTAAATTACAAGAAACTTTATATAAAAAAAATCCTAAAATTGGAGTAATAGTAGGATCTTCAATTAGTTCTCCTAGAACACATTACATGAGCGTAAATACTATAAAAAATAAAAAAAAAAATAGACATTTAAGTCCATATACTATTATTAGAACTATGTCTTCCAACATATCAGCATGCTTAACAAGTTTTTTTAATATTTATGGTATTAGTTATTCTATTAATTCAGCATGTGCTTCTTCAGCTCATTGTATAGGACATGCTTTTAATTTAATTCAATCAGGTAAACAAGATCTCATTTTTTCAGGAGGTGGAGAAGAAGTTACTTGGGAATTAGCATATTATTTTGATGCAATAAAAGCACTATCAAGAAAATATAATCATATACCTGAACAAGCATCTAGAGCATATGACATTTGTAGAGATGGATTTGTGTTATCAGGAGGCGCAGGCATAATAGTAGTAGAAGAACTAAATCATGCTCTGTCAAGAGGGGCTAAAATATATGCTGAAATTATAGGGTATGGAGCAAGTTCTGATGGATTTAATATGGTTTTACCATCTATTGAAGGAGCTATTCGTTGCATGAAACTTTCTATGCAAAAATTATCTGATTTCAAAATAGATTATTTAAACACACACGGTACTTCTACTCTTCAAGGTGATATTAGAGAACTGCATGCAATTGTAAAAGTATTTAACAAGAATAATATACCTATGATTTCATCAACTAAATCAATGACCGGGCATGCTTTAGGAGCTTCAGGAGTACAAGAAATTATTTATACTATTTTGATGATGAATAATAATTTTATTGCACCAAGTATTAATATAGATGTAATTGATCCATTAGCTGAAAATATGAATATTATTGTAAAAAACATTAAAAAAAAAATAAATATTGCTATGTCAAACAGTTTCGGATTCGGAGGTACTAATGCTACAATAATAATAAAAAATTATGAAATCTCTTTATAAAATTAAATATTCAGTAATTTTTTAATAATATTTAAAATAAAAAATTATTATAACAGTTTAATTTTTACATATATATTAATATTTTCAAACATTAGAAATAGTGTGTTTATTAGATAAACTATAAAATAATTTTTTATATATGAAGATGTATTCAATAAAAATAATTTATATATAAAAAATACATATAAGTGATAAATAATATATTAATATTATTTAATTAATAAACTAATATATAATTTATAACTAATAATTAATGTTTAATTTTTTAAAAAATATAACAACAACATTATTATGTTGTATTAATATATAAAAAATAATATTAAACAATATTTAAAAAATATAATTTAATCTGATACCCACTTTAAAATAAATACATATATGTAAAACAATATGTTAATACAAAATATAAATGTTATTTATATGAATTTATATATGTTTAACAAATACTAATTTTTTTCAATATACGTTTTATATTCTTATTGAGGATAAATGAAAAAATGAATCATTTAACAAAATATTGTTTAATTATTTTAATAAAACATTAATATACGCTTATTATGTAGTTTTAAGAAAATACATTTATTAAAATCACAATTTTTAATTTAAATGTTTATTATATAAAATTAGAATTTTACTTTATATTAACTTTAATGTTGTTATACCGAAATAAAGTTTAAAGGTATACTTATGAATCAATTAAATATATTAAAACAATATAGTACTATTGTTGCAGACACTGGAGATATACAATCAATAATAAAATATTCTCCAAAAGATGCAACAACAAATCCTTCAATTATCCTACAATCTATAAAATTAGATATTTACAAACATTTAATTACTGAAGCTATTAATTACGCAAATAAAAAAGGAGGTCTTCGAAGGACTAAAATAAAAAATGCTTCCACCAAAATTTTAGTAAATATTGGGAAAGAAATTTTAAAAAACATTCCAGGTAAAGTATCTACAGAAGTAGATGCTAAACTTTCATTCCATTCAGAAAAATGTATAGAAGCAGCAGAAAATTTAATTTATTTATACGAATTAGAAGGTATTGATAGAAAACGAGTACTAATTAAATTAGCAGCAACATGGGAAGGTATTCAAGCAGCTAAAATATTAGAAAAAAAAAACATTAAATGTAATTTAACATTATTATTTTCGTTTGCTCAAGCTAAAGCGTGTGCAGATGCGAACGTATTTTTAATCTCTCCTTTTGTAGGAAGAATTTATGATTGGTATAACAAACAATTATTAATTAATAAAAAATCGATAAATAATGATCCTGGTGTTACATTTGTTACTAAAGTATTCAAATATTTCAAAAAACATAATTATAAAACTATTGTAATGGCAGCAAGTTTTAGAAAAAAAGAACAAATAATAGCATTATCAGGATGTGATTACTTAACTATTTCTCCTATTTTTCTAGAGCAGTTAATAAATGCTAATGATAATTTTAATTGTAATTTAACCACTCCTATAAATTTTTCTAAACCTCCTAAACCAATTATTAAATCAGAATTTTATGACCTACATAATAAAGATAGAATGGCTGTTGATAAACTATCAGAGGGAATTCATACATTTAAAAATGATCAAAAAAAATTAGAAGAAATATTAAACAAGAATTTATGAATAATATGAGTTATTATTATTAATCAATAATAATTCTTTCATTAATAATAAACAATATTTTTATATATAAAATATAATTTTTAAAATTTAACGGATATTATTACTATGCTTCCTGATCAACAATTATCTAACGTAATTAGAATTTTAAGTATTGATGCTATTGAACGATCAAAATCTGGACACCCAGGAATGCCTATGGGAATGGCTGATATAGCAACAATATTATGGAAATGCTTTTTAAAACATAATCCTAAAAATCCAAATTGGTACGATAGAGATCGTTTTATCTTGTCTAATGGACATGGATCAATGTTATTATATAGTTTACTACATTTAACTGGATATGATATAAAAATAAATGATATAAAACAATTTAGACAATATAAATCAAAAACTCCTGGGCACCCAGAAGTTCATTGTACTCCAGGTGTAGAAATTACTACTGGTCCTTTAGGTCAAGGGTTAGGAAACGCTGTAGGTATGGCTATAGCAGAATATAATTTAAGTAATTATTTCAACAAAATAGATTATAAAATTGTAGATCATTATACTTGGGTATTTGTAGGGGACGGATGTTTGATGGAAGGTATTTCTCACGAATCCTGTTCATTAGCTGGAACATTAGGTTTAGGAAAATTAATAGTGTTCTATGATAATAATCATATTTCAATAGATGGGAATACTAAAGAATGGTTTACAGATGACACTTATCAACGATTCAAATCTTACAATTGGCATGTTATTCCTCAAATAGATGGTCATAATTTTAAAGACATCTATAATGCTATACAAAAAGCTAAAAAAATCCGAAACAAACCATCGTTAATCATTTGTAATACTATTATTGGATTTGGATCTCCAAATAAATCTGGATCACATGAAATACATGGTACTCCTTTAGGTGATAAAGAAACGTCTCTTGTACGAAAAAAATTAAATTGGAATTATCCTCCGTTCTTTATTCCAAACAAAATATATGAACAATGGAGTAATGTAAAAGAAGGTGCTAAAATAGAAGAATGTTGGTGGAACAATTTTAAAGCATATAAAAAAGAATATCCAAAATTATCTCAAGAATTTATTCGAAGAATGAATTCAAAAATGCCAGAAAATTGGAATAATATTTCTCAACAATCACTAAAAAAATTTAGTTTTATTAATACAAATTCAGCTACTAGACAATCTTCACAACAAGTTATTGAAGAATGGGCAAAATTTTTCCCAGAATTGATAGGTGGATCAGCTGATTTAGCTCCTAGTAATTTAACGAAATGGTCTGGTTCTAAATCTATTAAATCTCATAAAATAGGTAATTATATTCATTATGGTGTAAGAGAATTTGGTATGACTGCAATTGCTAATGGTATTTCTCATCATGGTGGATTTATCCCTTATACAGCTACTTTTTTAATGTTTTTTGAATATGCGCACAATGCAGTCCGTATGGCATCTTTAATGAAGACTAAACATATTTTCGTATATACGCATGACTCAATTGGATTAGGAGAAGATGGACCTACTCATCAACCTATAGAACAACTTGCTCACCTTAGACTAATTCCTAATTTAAATGTATGGAGACCTTCTAATCTTTTAGAAACTGCTGTTGCATGGAAAAATTCGTTAGAAAACAACGAAGGACCCTCAGCTTTAATATTATCTCGACAAGTTTTAGTTAATACGTACCATACACAGATATCAATTAGCAACATTCTTAAAGGAGGGTATATACTAAAGGATTTTGGAAAATTTCCTCAAATTATTTTAATAGCTACTGGATCTGAATTAAATATTACATTGCAAGCTGCTCAAGAAATAAATAAAAAAGGCTATTCCGTTCGAGTAGTATCTATACCCTCAATTAACGTTTTTGAAAAACAAACTTTTGCTTATAAAGAATACGTATTACCTGCTACAGTTAAAAAACGTATTGCTATTGAAGCAGGAGTACCTGATTTATGGTATAAGTACGTAGGATCAAACGGTATAGTAATAGGAATAAATACGTTTGGAGAATCTGCTTCATCAGAAAAATTGTTTCAAAAATTTGGTTTTACTGTTACAAACATAGTATCTCAAGCATTAAGTATGTAACAAATATTTGTTAAAAGTATATAATTTTAATTTTTTAAAAGGGTTACTAAAACCCTTTTAAAATTAATTCATATTTAATTGTTGCTAATAATTTAACAAATTTAATTTATTAATAATTAGAAAATTATTTAATTGCTATTAGCAAAAATATTAATCAAGCTAACAATTTTTGACAAAAAAATCAATTATTAAAAAATTATTTTGTAACAATCTTTAATACATTGTTAAAATAATATTTTTTAATAAAATAACTAAAATTAATAATAATTAATTTTTTTTAAAAAATATACAACATAGTTAATTTAAAACATTTTTTTATAAAAAAATAATACTTTTTAAGGAATATTAAAATGTTACAATCAGTAGTCAATCTTACTAAAGAATTAATTTCTATTCCTTCTATTAGCCCATTAGATTTAGGATGTCAAGATATTATTATTAAAAGATTAACTGCTATAGGATTTTTAGTAGAAAAAATGAATTTTAAAAATACTAAAAATGTATGGGCTATTCATAAAGGTACGTCTAATGAAAAAACGATTACTTTTTTAGGGCATACAGATATTGTTCCAGCAGGTACAATAAATAATTGGAAATTTCCACCTTTTAATCCTACTATAAGTAAAGGAAAATTGTTTGGAAGAGGAGCAGTAGATATGAAAGGAGCATTAGCAGCTATGATCGTAGCTATTGAACATTTTATATCTAGTAATCCAATACATAATCAAAGATTATCAGTTATTATTACCTCTGATGAAGAATCTAAAGCAACAAATGGAACAGTTAAAGTTGTAAATACTCTAAAATCACGAAATGAAGTAATAGATTATTGTATTATAGGAGAACCTACAAGTATTAATATAGTTGGAGATACTATTAAGAATGGTAGAAGAGGATCGTTAACAGCAAATTTAACAATATATGGGAAACAAGGGCATATTGCTTATCCAAAATTGTCTATCAATCCAATTCATAACATTATACCATTTTTAAATGCTCTAATTAAAAAAAAATGGGATGTTTCTAATACTTTTTTTTCAAAGACAACAATGCAAATATCTCAAATACATTCAGGATTAAATTGTAGTAATATAACACCTGGTAATTTATTTGTACAATTTAATTTTAGGTTCGGTTCTCAAATAACAATTGAACAATTGCAATTTGAAGTAAATCAATTATTAAATTTTTTTCATCTAAAATATTCTATAAAATGGGTTATATCTGGAAAACCTTTTATTACTTATAAAGGTAATCTATTAGATACTGTCCAACATGTTATTAAAAATTTTCATGGATTTTTACCAAAAACTTCAACAAGCGGAGGAACTTCTGATGGTAGATTTATAACTACAATGGGTTCTGAAATAGTAGAATTAGGATTAATAAATCGAAATATACATCAAGTAAATGAATATGTAAAAATATCTGATTTAAAGTTGTTAACTTTAATATATTTACAAATTATTAAGCAATTAATATAATATTCATTTAAATATTATTTAATTTTTCACCAAAAATTTTTATAAATAAATAATTATAATAATACAATTGTTTTATTTTTTAAAATAAAAAATATACTTTTAAAAAATATGATTATTTCATATATACAGAGCATCACTTCAATGACACTCTGTATAATTATTTTAAAACAAACGATATTTTTATAAATGTTATAAATTAAAAAAATTATTAGATATAATATACAAAAATAACAAAAAATTAATTTTTTTAGTATATAAATTTTTATTTTAAAAAATAAAACGTTATGTTATGCATACTAGGTATATTAGTATTTTAAAATAATTTGTCAAAGTAATCATTATAAAATATGATATTAATATGTTGAAATATTAAGTATTTAAAATTACGCGTATATCATATATGTTTTTAAACATTACAAATAATATTTTTTTGAATATATTTTTCAATAATAAAACGCGTTTTTTTAGAAATTGAAGTTAACGGTAGGCGAACAAATGCATCTTTAATTAACCCGAGTTTCTTAGCTGCCCATTTAACCGGTACAGGATTAGGCTCAATAAATAAAGATTTATGTAAATACATTAATTTTTCATTAATACTCCTGGCTTCCTTAAATTGGTTATTTAACGCTAAAGAGCACATTTTTACCATTTGCTTTGCAGCTATGTTAGCAGTAACAGAAATTACTCCTTGACCTCCTAATTGAATAAAATCTAATGCAGTTGCATCATCTCCACTTATTAATAAAAAATTTTTGTCTACTATAGATTTAATTTTATGTACTCTAGATAAATCTCCAGTTGCTTCTTTAACACCTATTATATTATCTAATATAGATAACTTAGAAATAGTATTTGGTAATAAATCACACCCTGTTCTCATTGGGACATTATATAAAATTTGTAATAAATTAGTACTTTCAGAAATAGCTTTAAAATGTTGGTATAATCCTTCTTGAGTTGGTCGATTATAATAAGGTGTAACACTTAAACAAGCTGCTATACCAGATTTTTCAAATTTTTTAGTTAACAAGATACTTTCTGCTGTTGCATTAGCTCCTGTACCTGCAATAATTGGTATATTTCCATCAGAAAAATCTAATGATAACATAACTACTTTAAAATGCTCTTCTGGATTTAATGTAGAAGATTCTCCAGTCGTACCTACAGAAACAATTGCAGATGTATTATTACGAATATGATAATTAATTAATTTTTTTAAACTTTTATGACAAATATTTCCTTTATTATCCATAGGAGTTATAAGTGCAACAATACTTCCTTTAAACATTTTAATTCTCTCTTATAAAAAAATTATTTATGAATTAAATAATAAATTATTATTTTAAAAACTAAAAAATATTTAATAGTAATTATTATTTTTATGATAGTATATTGTATTAATTAAAATGTTGAATAATGAATTGTATACAAATTGTAAATTATAAAAAACTACAAATATATTAAATTATAAATAATAACAAATACTGCAATATTTTTTATAATGAATAAAATATTAAATATTTTATTCATTATAAAAAACTAATAAAAATATCGAATATAAACAAAATAACGATGTTTATATGATCTATAATTAGTAAATTATCATTCATTTTTTTATAAAATAATATTTATTAATAACAGTAACTGATATTTTAATATATATACAATAAATCTTATAAATTAACAAACGTAAATCTTTAAACAATCATATTTTTTATAAAAAATATATTTATTGTTTTACAAAAAAATATTCTCAATTTATATAAAAACAATTCTTTGTATCTCTAAACTATTCTAAATATATATCCTTATAAAAACATAATTAAACAATTCATTTATTAAAATATAATAACGTGACTATTTAATATTATTAGTAATTATTTTTTAAAAAAAAAAGTCAATACCAAATAATATAGTGGTATATTGTTAACAATAATTGTTTAATTATATTTAAACTGAGAAAAAATTGAAAATTATTATATATGTTAACACATACTTTATTAATTTATTTTTATTTTTTTTAATGCTACTAAAATAAATAATTCAGTAGCATTTAAATTATATATAATATTTGAAAAATATTGCGTATGTATTATGTTAAAAAATTTTTTACTTGAAAACATTGAGCTGTATATCTAAGTAAATGGTCCATAAGAGTAATAGCAATCATAGATTCCGCTATAGGTACAGCTCTTAATCCAACACAAGGATCATGACGACCTTTAATAGATATACTAACATTGTTATTATTATCATCAATAGTATTAACAGGTTTTTTAATACTTGAAGTAGGTTTTAAAGTTATTTTAACAACAATATTATCTCCATTACTAATACCTCCTAAAATTCCTCCAGCATGATTAGTTTTAAATCCATTGTTACATATTTCATCTCTATGTTGACTACCTTTACAATTTGCTACTTGTACTCCATCTCCAATTTCTACAGCTTTAACTGCATTAATACTCATTAGTGAATGAGCTAATTCAGCATCTAATCTATCAAAAACAGGCTCCCCTAATCCAGCAGGTACATTTTCTGCAATTAATATCAATTGAGCACCAATAGAATCGCCTTCTTTTTTCAAACATTTAATAAACTCTTTAAGTAAAGATATTTTATTTGGATCTGGACAAAAAAAAGGATTTTTTTCTACATAATCCCATGATTGAAAATCACAAATAATGGGACCCATTTGTTTTAAATAACCTCTTATTTTTATATTAAATTTATCTTTTAAATATTTTTTTGCAATAGCTCCTGCTGCTACTCGCATACTTGTTTCTCTAGCAGAAGATCTACCTCCGCCTCTGTAATCTCTTATTCCATATTTTAATGTATAAGTATAATCAGCATGTCCAGGTCTAAAAACATGTTTCATAGTCTTGTAATCTTGAGATCTTTGGTCAACGTTTTTTATACTTAATCCAATACTTGTTCCAGTTGTAACTCCTTCAAAAATTCCCGACAATATTTCTACTTGATCCAATTCTTTACGTTCAGTTGTATATCTAGA containing:
- the tkt gene encoding transketolase, whose translation is MLPDQQLSNVIRILSIDAIERSKSGHPGMPMGMADIATILWKCFLKHNPKNPNWYDRDRFILSNGHGSMLLYSLLHLTGYDIKINDIKQFRQYKSKTPGHPEVHCTPGVEITTGPLGQGLGNAVGMAIAEYNLSNYFNKIDYKIVDHYTWVFVGDGCLMEGISHESCSLAGTLGLGKLIVFYDNNHISIDGNTKEWFTDDTYQRFKSYNWHVIPQIDGHNFKDIYNAIQKAKKIRNKPSLIICNTIIGFGSPNKSGSHEIHGTPLGDKETSLVRKKLNWNYPPFFIPNKIYEQWSNVKEGAKIEECWWNNFKAYKKEYPKLSQEFIRRMNSKMPENWNNISQQSLKKFSFINTNSATRQSSQQVIEEWAKFFPELIGGSADLAPSNLTKWSGSKSIKSHKIGNYIHYGVREFGMTAIANGISHHGGFIPYTATFLMFFEYAHNAVRMASLMKTKHIFVYTHDSIGLGEDGPTHQPIEQLAHLRLIPNLNVWRPSNLLETAVAWKNSLENNEGPSALILSRQVLVNTYHTQISISNILKGGYILKDFGKFPQIILIATGSELNITLQAAQEINKKGYSVRVVSIPSINVFEKQTFAYKEYVLPATVKKRIAIEAGVPDLWYKYVGSNGIVIGINTFGESASSEKLFQKFGFTVTNIVSQALSM
- the aroC gene encoding chorismate synthase — translated: MAGNSIGKIFNVTTFGESHGVSLGCIVDGVPPGLKLSSSDLQIELNRRRPGSSRYTTERKELDQVEILSGIFEGVTTGTSIGLSIKNVDQRSQDYKTMKHVFRPGHADYTYTLKYGIRDYRGGGRSSARETSMRVAAGAIAKKYLKDKFNIKIRGYLKQMGPIICDFQSWDYVEKNPFFCPDPNKISLLKEFIKCLKKEGDSIGAQLILIAENVPAGLGEPVFDRLDAELAHSLMSINAVKAVEIGDGVQVANCKGSQHRDEICNNGFKTNHAGGILGGISNGDNIVVKITLKPTSSIKKPVNTIDDNNNNVSISIKGRHDPCVGLRAVPIAESMIAITLMDHLLRYTAQCFQVKNFLT
- the dapA gene encoding 4-hydroxy-tetrahydrodipicolinate synthase yields the protein MFKGSIVALITPMDNKGNICHKSLKKLINYHIRNNTSAIVSVGTTGESSTLNPEEHFKVVMLSLDFSDGNIPIIAGTGANATAESILLTKKFEKSGIAACLSVTPYYNRPTQEGLYQHFKAISESTNLLQILYNVPMRTGCDLLPNTISKLSILDNIIGVKEATGDLSRVHKIKSIVDKNFLLISGDDATALDFIQLGGQGVISVTANIAAKQMVKMCSLALNNQFKEARSINEKLMYLHKSLFIEPNPVPVKWAAKKLGLIKDAFVRLPLTSISKKTRFIIEKYIQKNIICNV
- the pmbA gene encoding metalloprotease PmbA, encoding MYHLETIQKEEIKLKELIQYVLNLANKKVDFIEVYIIKKKGINVTTRNTTLENVEYNNSGNMTITVYNAYKKGSVSFTKMNINNIKKMLNKAIDLSNHVSVDPYNQLPDKDMLALSAIKLNLFNFYLCNFKKIIKTNFLIEKCAFGFSKKITNTEGTNFCYSIDTIVLGNNLGLLQSYKTTIYSLSTGMIAGKSDNMQTAFYYTIARDINKLENPEYLGHQSAKRAIKKLYPKKIYSNKLPVIFISDISSCLFNNLAYAIDGYNIYTKSSFLIHSLKKQIFPNWLNIVEEPHLDQGIGSKPFDREGVFTQSRIIIEKGILNNWSLSTYTSKKLGLKTTGNLGGIYNWLVSYDLAYSLKALLQYMHKGILITELLGQGINFTNGDYSKGASGFFVDNGTIQHPVHEFTISSNLKDMFLNVVKISKDINKQKIIQCGSVLLSDMVISGI
- the tal gene encoding transaldolase, which codes for MNQLNILKQYSTIVADTGDIQSIIKYSPKDATTNPSIILQSIKLDIYKHLITEAINYANKKGGLRRTKIKNASTKILVNIGKEILKNIPGKVSTEVDAKLSFHSEKCIEAAENLIYLYELEGIDRKRVLIKLAATWEGIQAAKILEKKNIKCNLTLLFSFAQAKACADANVFLISPFVGRIYDWYNKQLLINKKSINNDPGVTFVTKVFKYFKKHNYKTIVMAASFRKKEQIIALSGCDYLTISPIFLEQLINANDNFNCNLTTPINFSKPPKPIIKSEFYDLHNKDRMAVDKLSEGIHTFKNDQKKLEEILNKNL
- a CDS encoding beta-ketoacyl synthase N-terminal-like domain-containing protein, translated to MKRVVITGLGIISSIGNNVTKVLDSLMQGKSGVTFSSKMKKMGIKSQIWGNIKNIDYKQKINIKYHRFMNIASMYTYLSMKQAIKSAKLQETLYKKNPKIGVIVGSSISSPRTHYMSVNTIKNKKKNRHLSPYTIIRTMSSNISACLTSFFNIYGISYSINSACASSAHCIGHAFNLIQSGKQDLIFSGGGEEVTWELAYYFDAIKALSRKYNHIPEQASRAYDICRDGFVLSGGAGIIVVEELNHALSRGAKIYAEIIGYGASSDGFNMVLPSIEGAIRCMKLSMQKLSDFKIDYLNTHGTSTLQGDIRELHAIVKVFNKNNIPMISSTKSMTGHALGASGVQEIIYTILMMNNNFIAPSINIDVIDPLAENMNIIVKNIKKKINIAMSNSFGFGGTNATIIIKNYEISL
- the dapE gene encoding succinyl-diaminopimelate desuccinylase, whose protein sequence is MLQSVVNLTKELISIPSISPLDLGCQDIIIKRLTAIGFLVEKMNFKNTKNVWAIHKGTSNEKTITFLGHTDIVPAGTINNWKFPPFNPTISKGKLFGRGAVDMKGALAAMIVAIEHFISSNPIHNQRLSVIITSDEESKATNGTVKVVNTLKSRNEVIDYCIIGEPTSINIVGDTIKNGRRGSLTANLTIYGKQGHIAYPKLSINPIHNIIPFLNALIKKKWDVSNTFFSKTTMQISQIHSGLNCSNITPGNLFVQFNFRFGSQITIEQLQFEVNQLLNFFHLKYSIKWVISGKPFITYKGNLLDTVQHVIKNFHGFLPKTSTSGGTSDGRFITTMGSEIVELGLINRNIHQVNEYVKISDLKLLTLIYLQIIKQLI